The following coding sequences are from one Candidatus Deferrimicrobium sp. window:
- a CDS encoding MoaD/ThiS family protein, protein MRITVKLFATFRKCRFDVKVREVPPGTTVSDVVEEMRLPGSIGIIFVNSRHADPSHELSDGDTLAVFPLVGGG, encoded by the coding sequence ATGCGGATCACGGTGAAGCTCTTCGCGACGTTCCGTAAATGTCGGTTCGACGTGAAGGTCCGGGAGGTCCCCCCGGGAACGACGGTGTCGGACGTCGTCGAGGAGATGCGGCTCCCAGGCAGCATCGGGATTATCTTCGTAAACAGCCGCCACGCCGATCCGTCCCATGAACTGTCGGACGGCGACACCCTCGCCGTCTTCCCGCTCGTCGGGGGAGGCTAG
- a CDS encoding aldehyde ferredoxin oxidoreductase family protein: MDKILRVDMGAEGGPKFKTEPVGEFAGLGGRAMTSAIISKEVHPLCHPLGAENKLVIAPGSLSGTSASMSGRISVGCKSPLTGGIKESNAGGQAAQVLARLGYAAIVLEGKPEGDDLYKIFISKDGVEVSVDNSLKNLPNYPLIEKLKGQYNDRAAYMTIGTAGEMKLLAASIACTDPEKRPTRHCGRGGTGAVMGAKRVKAIILDDTGMKMREPKDPEKFRNANRRFVEGLRKHPITGEGLPAYGTNVLTNVLNEAGAYPTHNFRTGRFENAANISGEVQAELEVKRGGIATHGCHRGCVIQCSGVYVDKDGKYVTKQPEYETVWAHGGNCGIDDLDVIARLDFLDDNFGVDTMDTGAAVGVAMEAGLIPFGDGAGAIRLVEEIGKGTPLGRILGCGAEVTGKVFGVERVPVVKGQAMAAYDPRSVMGIGVTYATTTQGADHTAGYSVGPNVLKSGGDLDPLKPEGQVEMSRNLQIATAAVDSTGMCLFIAFPLLDQPETFQALLDMIGAFHGITLTGDDVTALGKSILKMEREFNTRAGFTKHHDRLPRFFLKEPIPPHNVTFQVTDEDLDKVFNW; encoded by the coding sequence ATGGACAAGATTCTGAGGGTCGACATGGGGGCGGAAGGCGGGCCGAAGTTCAAGACGGAGCCGGTCGGCGAGTTCGCCGGGCTTGGTGGGCGCGCGATGACCTCCGCGATCATCTCCAAGGAGGTCCACCCTCTTTGCCATCCCTTAGGCGCAGAGAACAAGCTCGTCATCGCCCCGGGGTCCCTCAGCGGCACATCGGCGTCCATGAGCGGACGGATCTCGGTGGGATGCAAGAGCCCCCTCACGGGGGGGATCAAGGAATCGAACGCGGGCGGGCAGGCGGCGCAGGTGCTGGCGAGGCTGGGATACGCCGCGATCGTGCTGGAAGGGAAGCCGGAGGGCGACGACCTCTACAAGATTTTCATCAGCAAGGACGGCGTCGAGGTCTCCGTCGACAACAGCCTGAAGAATCTCCCGAACTACCCCCTTATCGAGAAGCTGAAAGGCCAGTACAACGACCGCGCGGCGTACATGACCATCGGCACCGCGGGTGAGATGAAGCTGCTGGCCGCCTCCATCGCCTGCACCGACCCGGAGAAGCGGCCGACGCGGCACTGCGGGCGCGGCGGGACCGGGGCCGTCATGGGGGCGAAGCGGGTCAAGGCGATCATCCTGGACGACACCGGGATGAAGATGCGGGAGCCCAAGGACCCGGAGAAATTCCGGAATGCGAACCGCCGGTTCGTCGAGGGGCTGCGGAAGCACCCCATCACCGGGGAGGGGCTCCCCGCTTACGGCACCAACGTGTTGACCAACGTCCTCAACGAGGCGGGCGCCTACCCCACGCACAACTTCCGGACGGGGAGGTTCGAGAACGCGGCGAATATCAGCGGGGAGGTGCAGGCGGAGCTCGAAGTGAAGCGGGGAGGCATCGCCACCCACGGCTGCCATCGCGGCTGCGTGATCCAGTGCTCCGGGGTTTATGTCGACAAGGATGGAAAGTACGTGACGAAGCAGCCGGAGTATGAGACGGTCTGGGCGCATGGCGGGAATTGCGGCATCGACGACCTCGACGTCATCGCCAGGCTCGACTTCCTCGACGACAACTTCGGCGTCGACACCATGGATACGGGCGCGGCCGTGGGTGTCGCCATGGAGGCGGGGTTGATCCCATTCGGTGACGGTGCGGGCGCGATCCGGCTCGTGGAGGAAATCGGAAAGGGGACGCCGCTGGGGAGGATTCTCGGGTGCGGCGCCGAGGTCACGGGCAAGGTCTTCGGGGTCGAGCGGGTCCCCGTGGTCAAGGGGCAGGCGATGGCGGCGTACGACCCGCGGTCGGTCATGGGGATCGGGGTGACGTATGCGACGACCACCCAGGGTGCCGACCATACGGCGGGGTACTCGGTGGGCCCGAACGTCCTCAAGTCCGGCGGGGACCTGGACCCTCTCAAGCCGGAAGGACAGGTCGAGATGTCCCGGAACCTCCAGATCGCGACGGCGGCCGTCGATTCCACCGGGATGTGCCTCTTCATCGCTTTCCCCCTGCTGGACCAGCCCGAGACCTTCCAGGCCCTCCTGGACATGATCGGCGCCTTCCACGGCATCACCCTGACGGGGGACGACGTCACGGCGCTCGGGAAGAGCATCCTCAAGATGGAAAGGGAGTTCAACACCCGCGCCGGGTTCACGAAGCACCACGACCGGCTACCGCGTTTCTTCCTCAAGGAGCCGATTCCGCCCCACAACGTCACCTTCCAGGTGACGGACGAGGACCTGGACAAGGTGTTCAACTGGTAA
- a CDS encoding radical SAM/SPASM domain-containing protein, with the protein MSLAPALRETPSKLFVEVTTRCNMSCAMCVKQTDGGSSLEGDLSMPVFEALAPAFLGLEALILNGVGEPLLHPRLEEMIRTARERMPGEGWVGFQSNGLLLTEARAVSLASAGLNRICFSIDGASPETFRKVRAGGEIEGVERALAAMAFAKKQCGRPELQVGVEFVVMRGNLRELPDALRWSAARGATFAIVTHVLPYDPHHGKETAFDLSTDEAIAIFREWEEKARGEGSEIRRYFEILWKYSKTPEEAKVIRFVEAMKADAMARGVLLDMKKLLSADRGHIDEVADVFAEATEAARKAGLDLRLPGVTLKEKRNCSFVEEGSAFISWKGAVSPCYFLWHRYSCFAHGWKLSVHPRVFGTLEEKGILEIWNDREFRSFRENVVRYDYPYCSSCSLAPCDYVQTEEFEQDCHIRNVQCGSCMWCMGVFQCLR; encoded by the coding sequence ATGTCTCTTGCACCTGCCCTTCGGGAAACCCCGTCCAAACTGTTCGTCGAGGTGACCACCCGCTGCAACATGAGTTGCGCCATGTGCGTAAAGCAGACCGATGGCGGCAGCTCCCTCGAAGGCGACCTTTCGATGCCGGTGTTCGAAGCCCTCGCTCCCGCGTTTCTGGGACTCGAAGCGCTCATCCTGAACGGCGTCGGAGAGCCGCTGCTCCACCCGCGGCTCGAAGAGATGATCCGAACCGCCCGGGAGCGGATGCCCGGAGAGGGGTGGGTCGGCTTCCAGTCCAACGGGCTCCTGCTCACCGAAGCGCGAGCCGTTTCCCTCGCATCCGCGGGGCTTAACCGGATCTGCTTCTCCATCGACGGGGCGTCGCCGGAGACATTCCGAAAGGTCAGAGCGGGGGGAGAGATCGAAGGCGTCGAGCGGGCGCTCGCGGCGATGGCCTTCGCGAAGAAGCAGTGCGGACGGCCGGAGCTGCAGGTCGGGGTGGAGTTCGTGGTCATGCGCGGCAACTTGCGGGAGCTCCCCGACGCACTGCGATGGTCGGCCGCCCGCGGGGCGACATTCGCCATCGTCACGCACGTCCTCCCGTACGACCCGCACCACGGGAAGGAAACCGCCTTCGACTTGAGCACCGACGAGGCGATCGCGATCTTCCGGGAGTGGGAGGAAAAAGCCCGGGGGGAAGGCTCGGAGATCCGCCGGTATTTCGAGATCCTCTGGAAATACTCCAAAACCCCTGAAGAGGCCAAGGTCATCCGGTTCGTCGAGGCCATGAAGGCGGATGCGATGGCCCGGGGCGTCTTACTCGACATGAAAAAACTGCTGTCCGCCGACAGGGGGCACATCGACGAGGTCGCCGACGTCTTCGCCGAGGCGACGGAGGCCGCACGGAAAGCGGGGCTCGACCTCCGCCTTCCGGGCGTCACCCTGAAGGAAAAGAGAAACTGCAGCTTCGTCGAGGAGGGAAGCGCGTTCATCTCGTGGAAAGGGGCGGTCTCCCCGTGTTACTTCCTCTGGCACCGGTACTCCTGCTTCGCGCACGGTTGGAAGCTGTCGGTGCACCCGAGGGTGTTTGGCACGTTGGAAGAAAAGGGGATCCTGGAGATATGGAACGACCGCGAATTCCGGTCTTTCCGCGAAAACGTGGTCAGATACGACTACCCGTACTGCTCCAGCTGCAGCCTCGCCCCGTGCGACTACGTCCAGACCGAGGAGTTCGAGCAGGATTGTCACATACGGAACGTCCAGTGCGGCAGCTGCATGTGGTGCATGGGCGTGTTCCAGTGCCTGCGGTAG
- a CDS encoding CoA transferase yields the protein MEDAKIVGLSTHPEYAKWAHRETDPENVCRKPEALDDMLVLDASHGSFAGLFASSLLAEMGAEVIRVEPPGGDLARKMTPYGMMIGDAGLGYITEGRNKFHITLDIATGEGKELFRRFAKKADVLIHTFKPGHLEGLGMGYDSLRGENPGLIFTAVHTYGQFGADAEKHANQPGYDILDQARGVIMSVTGEPDLDPEVPTEYKRPLKQGNWMGWYAGGAWAAFGIQMAMFHKRRTGKGQFIDASPPEGLMAISNYVMQYFHMSGKQMPRAGNYDYAVFPYTYVKCRDGFTFISGFSDPNWSALCEIMNRPDLQERFPTIRERLNPENQPVIQHEIEQFTAQYSSDEIQGMITDYSKRPDKKGTVVTGRLETPGDVLKRDHWDARKTFVRMNDPNYGEILMPNSSFKSMSGTPGRVKWACRPIGADNEFIYGKYLGLGEQQLKTLKGNGVV from the coding sequence ATGGAAGACGCGAAAATCGTCGGCCTGTCGACCCACCCTGAATACGCGAAATGGGCGCATCGGGAGACCGACCCCGAAAACGTTTGCCGAAAGCCGGAAGCCCTGGACGACATGCTCGTGCTCGATGCGAGCCACGGGAGCTTCGCCGGGCTGTTCGCCTCTTCCCTGCTGGCGGAGATGGGGGCGGAAGTCATCCGCGTCGAGCCGCCCGGCGGGGATCTCGCCCGGAAGATGACCCCGTACGGGATGATGATCGGGGACGCCGGCCTGGGATACATCACGGAAGGTCGGAACAAGTTTCACATCACCCTCGACATCGCCACCGGGGAGGGGAAGGAGCTTTTCCGGAGGTTTGCGAAAAAAGCCGACGTGCTGATCCATACCTTCAAGCCAGGGCACCTGGAGGGCTTGGGGATGGGGTACGATTCTCTCCGGGGGGAGAACCCCGGGCTGATCTTCACCGCCGTTCATACATATGGACAATTCGGAGCCGACGCCGAAAAGCATGCAAACCAGCCGGGGTACGACATCCTCGATCAGGCCCGGGGCGTCATCATGTCCGTCACCGGCGAGCCGGATCTCGATCCCGAGGTGCCGACGGAGTACAAGAGGCCGTTGAAGCAGGGGAACTGGATGGGGTGGTACGCCGGTGGCGCCTGGGCGGCATTCGGAATCCAGATGGCGATGTTCCACAAGCGGAGAACGGGCAAGGGGCAGTTCATCGACGCCTCCCCGCCGGAAGGGCTGATGGCGATCTCCAACTACGTGATGCAATATTTTCACATGTCGGGAAAGCAGATGCCCAGGGCGGGGAATTATGACTACGCGGTGTTTCCGTACACGTACGTGAAGTGCAGGGACGGCTTCACCTTCATCTCCGGGTTTTCGGATCCCAACTGGTCCGCCCTGTGCGAGATCATGAACCGCCCCGATCTGCAGGAACGGTTCCCGACCATCCGGGAGCGGCTGAACCCGGAAAACCAACCCGTCATCCAGCACGAGATCGAGCAGTTCACGGCGCAGTACTCGTCCGACGAGATCCAGGGGATGATCACGGACTACAGCAAAAGGCCCGACAAGAAGGGCACGGTGGTCACGGGGAGGCTCGAGACCCCGGGCGACGTCCTGAAACGGGACCATTGGGATGCCCGGAAAACGTTCGTGCGGATGAACGACCCGAACTACGGGGAGATCCTGATGCCGAACTCCTCGTTCAAATCTATGTCCGGGACCCCGGGCAGGGTCAAGTGGGCATGCCGGCCGATCGGGGCCGACAATGAATTCATCTACGGCAAGTACCTCGGCCTGGGCGAGCAACAATTAAAGACGCTGAAAGGGAACGGCGTCGTCTGA
- a CDS encoding CoA transferase has protein sequence MDREKSSPGFPGHLFDQGALFDKPEPLKGLRVLEVCSVVLGPAACDYLAEFGAEVIKFEGQKGDQMRFVTPYAWFWNGMSLGLEIENHNKYWMGMHVGNPEARELFLNLVKKADVVVDNLTPGRMAKWGLDYRRLKEINPGIIHLHVSGYGSWGPWTGRTSYDAVAQSMGALAPITGFEDRGPIKSGVWIADWITGLMCANAILSALNYRERTGEGQFIDYLQVENVIRFLDWTWLYAFKTGEDRKRSGNRDLAICPSDLFDCLDGRVAIAAFSEEEFCGLCTAMDRMDLMEKYADPLQRLKDGNARELLSRIAGWAATRSVEEVVALADEHGFGASPVLESRDVYHGEHFRERGAVQEYDDPLYGPMTQQCYPPVMSETPGRLKWSCRPLGFDNRYVLKKILGLPDEEITRLEDKGVIFRWNPKVPSQCPPPDWDGKSGVKLA, from the coding sequence ATGGATCGGGAAAAATCGTCTCCGGGCTTCCCGGGTCACCTGTTCGACCAGGGTGCGCTGTTCGACAAGCCGGAACCTCTGAAAGGCTTGCGGGTGTTGGAGGTCTGTTCCGTGGTCCTGGGGCCCGCCGCGTGCGATTACCTGGCGGAGTTCGGCGCGGAGGTGATCAAGTTCGAAGGGCAGAAAGGGGACCAGATGCGGTTCGTCACCCCGTATGCCTGGTTCTGGAATGGGATGTCGCTTGGCCTGGAGATCGAAAACCACAACAAGTACTGGATGGGGATGCACGTCGGGAATCCCGAGGCCAGGGAACTGTTCCTCAATCTGGTGAAAAAGGCCGACGTGGTCGTCGACAACCTGACCCCCGGCAGGATGGCGAAGTGGGGGCTGGATTACAGGAGGCTGAAGGAAATCAATCCGGGGATCATCCACCTGCATGTCTCCGGCTATGGAAGCTGGGGACCGTGGACTGGCAGGACCTCTTATGACGCCGTAGCCCAGAGCATGGGGGCCCTCGCGCCCATCACGGGATTCGAGGACCGGGGTCCGATCAAATCAGGCGTCTGGATCGCCGACTGGATCACGGGTCTGATGTGCGCCAACGCGATCCTGTCCGCCCTGAACTACCGGGAACGGACCGGGGAGGGGCAGTTCATCGATTATCTCCAGGTGGAGAACGTCATCCGGTTCCTCGACTGGACCTGGCTCTACGCGTTCAAGACGGGGGAAGACAGGAAACGATCCGGCAACAGGGACCTGGCGATCTGCCCGTCGGACCTGTTCGATTGCCTCGACGGGCGGGTGGCCATCGCGGCGTTCAGCGAGGAAGAATTCTGCGGACTGTGCACGGCCATGGACCGGATGGACCTGATGGAGAAGTACGCCGACCCCTTGCAACGGCTGAAGGACGGGAACGCCAGGGAGCTGCTGAGCCGGATCGCTGGCTGGGCGGCGACCCGCTCCGTCGAGGAAGTGGTTGCGCTCGCCGACGAGCACGGGTTCGGCGCCTCCCCGGTCCTGGAGTCGAGGGACGTCTATCACGGGGAACATTTCCGGGAGCGCGGCGCCGTCCAGGAATACGACGACCCCCTCTATGGCCCCATGACGCAGCAGTGCTACCCCCCGGTGATGAGCGAAACCCCGGGCCGGTTGAAATGGAGCTGCCGCCCGCTGGGGTTCGATAACCGCTACGTGCTGAAAAAAATATTGGGCCTGCCCGACGAGGAGATAACGCGGCTCGAGGACAAGGGGGTGATCTTCCGATGGAACCCGAAAGTTCCCTCGCAGTGCCCGCCGCCGGACTGGGACGGGAAAAGCGGCGTCAAGCTGGCCTGA
- a CDS encoding acyl--CoA ligase, which yields MNGIDHYKEIRKNFQWNVPDDFNFGRDVVDRYASDRSKVAFFYEDARGVAAKYTFWEVSRISDRLGNVLQGLGVKAGDPVLLLLQNVPEWYFCMAAGTKIGAVMIPCSDQLRPKDLIYRAQHSGARTIISWDAKSGEVDQIRKECPGLVNFLCVGQRKPGWLSFQDELAKASQVLMFRKGKASEPALVYYTSGTTGNPKAVMHSHFYTGAHWVTGKYWIDLEPTDLFWCIAGTGWAKAAWSVLFGPWNCGATTFLYNAPFDAKKGLDLLERYEITVLCAPPTAYRAFVKEDLSRYNLSKLRHCVGAGEPLNPEVIKTWSEAYGLTIHDGYGQTETINLVANYPGIPVKPGSMGLPTPGHEVAVIDDKGIEVPPGDIGEIAVKGRPPSIFMGYWKDEEKTRECFRGDWYMTGDRAYRDQDGYFFFVGRGDDVIISAGYRIGPFEVESALLEHPAVVESAVVSSPDELRGEIVKAYVVLRSGFEASDALKKELQDHVKKVTAPYKYPRNIVFVEELPKTSSGKIRRVELRNSEWKRS from the coding sequence TTGAACGGCATCGACCATTACAAGGAGATCCGGAAGAACTTCCAGTGGAACGTCCCGGATGACTTCAATTTCGGGCGTGACGTCGTCGACCGGTACGCTTCCGACCGGTCCAAGGTGGCCTTCTTCTACGAGGACGCCAGGGGCGTCGCCGCCAAGTACACGTTCTGGGAAGTAAGCCGGATCTCCGACCGGCTTGGGAACGTCCTTCAAGGCCTTGGAGTGAAGGCGGGGGACCCGGTTCTGCTCCTGCTCCAGAATGTGCCGGAGTGGTACTTCTGCATGGCGGCGGGGACCAAGATCGGGGCGGTCATGATCCCCTGCTCCGACCAGCTGCGTCCCAAGGATCTCATCTACAGGGCGCAACACTCCGGTGCCCGGACGATCATCAGCTGGGATGCGAAAAGCGGGGAGGTGGACCAAATCCGGAAGGAGTGTCCCGGCCTAGTCAATTTCCTGTGCGTCGGCCAGCGGAAACCGGGATGGCTCTCCTTCCAGGACGAATTGGCAAAGGCATCGCAGGTGCTGATGTTCAGGAAGGGGAAAGCCTCGGAACCCGCGCTGGTGTACTACACCTCCGGGACGACCGGAAACCCGAAGGCGGTGATGCACAGCCATTTTTATACGGGCGCGCACTGGGTCACCGGCAAGTACTGGATCGACCTCGAGCCGACCGACCTGTTCTGGTGCATCGCGGGGACCGGCTGGGCGAAAGCCGCCTGGAGCGTCCTGTTCGGGCCTTGGAATTGCGGCGCCACCACATTTTTGTACAACGCGCCGTTCGACGCGAAGAAGGGGCTCGATCTGCTGGAGCGGTACGAGATCACCGTTCTTTGCGCTCCCCCGACGGCCTATCGGGCGTTCGTCAAGGAGGATCTTTCCCGCTACAACCTGTCGAAGCTTCGCCACTGCGTGGGCGCAGGGGAACCTCTCAATCCCGAAGTCATCAAGACCTGGAGCGAAGCTTATGGCTTAACGATCCACGACGGGTACGGCCAGACGGAGACGATCAACCTGGTGGCCAATTATCCCGGGATTCCGGTGAAGCCAGGTTCGATGGGGCTTCCCACCCCCGGTCACGAGGTTGCGGTGATCGACGACAAGGGGATCGAAGTCCCGCCGGGGGATATCGGGGAGATCGCGGTGAAAGGCCGGCCGCCCTCGATCTTCATGGGGTACTGGAAGGACGAGGAGAAGACTAGGGAATGTTTCCGCGGGGATTGGTACATGACGGGGGACCGCGCCTACCGGGATCAGGACGGCTACTTCTTCTTCGTCGGCCGGGGGGATGACGTCATCATTTCCGCCGGATATCGCATCGGCCCGTTCGAGGTGGAAAGCGCCCTTCTCGAACACCCGGCGGTCGTCGAATCCGCGGTGGTTTCCTCCCCCGACGAACTGCGAGGGGAGATCGTGAAGGCGTATGTCGTCCTGCGGAGTGGTTTCGAGGCCTCGGATGCCTTGAAGAAGGAGCTGCAGGACCACGTGAAGAAGGTCACGGCTCCGTACAAATACCCCAGGAATATCGTGTTCGTGGAAGAGCTGCCCAAGACGTCTTCGGGGAAGATCCGGCGCGTTGAGTTGCGCAACTCTGAGTGGAAGCGGTCCTGA
- a CDS encoding WD40/YVTN/BNR-like repeat-containing protein — MILSSARAGKRIVAVGNHGIVLLSDTDGADFRQAKSVPVRSTLTAVIFVDDKTGWAVGQWGVVLRTDDAGESWTLQRYDTSVDQPLFSVWFRDRERGLAVGLWSLMIATVDGGKTWTPISLPPSPGRKKADRNLLKIFANRMGTLFVAAEQGMILKSYDGENWAYIDTGYKGSFWTGIVLNNGTLLVGGLRGTIYRSTDDGRSWRKAKSEFKSSITDFAEAGGKVYAAGLDGVFLESSDHGATFTGSQREDRLPFTAITVNSVGKLVKFSKQGVVKDPPNEPSK; from the coding sequence ATGATTCTCTCCTCGGCCAGGGCGGGGAAACGGATCGTCGCGGTGGGGAATCACGGCATCGTGCTGCTCTCCGACACCGACGGCGCCGACTTCCGGCAGGCGAAGTCGGTTCCGGTCCGCTCCACCCTGACGGCGGTCATCTTCGTCGACGATAAAACCGGCTGGGCGGTCGGGCAGTGGGGCGTCGTGCTGCGGACAGACGACGCGGGTGAAAGCTGGACGCTGCAGCGATACGACACGTCGGTGGACCAGCCTCTCTTCTCGGTCTGGTTCCGGGACAGGGAGCGCGGCCTCGCGGTCGGGCTCTGGTCCCTGATGATCGCAACCGTCGACGGGGGGAAAACCTGGACCCCGATTAGCCTTCCGCCCTCCCCCGGCAGGAAAAAAGCGGACCGCAACCTGCTCAAGATTTTCGCGAACCGGATGGGGACCCTTTTCGTGGCGGCGGAACAGGGGATGATCCTGAAATCGTACGACGGCGAGAACTGGGCGTACATCGACACGGGGTACAAGGGGTCCTTCTGGACCGGGATCGTCCTGAACAACGGGACCCTGCTGGTGGGTGGACTCCGCGGGACGATCTACCGGAGCACCGACGATGGCAGGTCGTGGCGGAAAGCGAAGTCGGAGTTCAAATCCTCGATCACCGATTTCGCGGAGGCCGGCGGGAAGGTGTACGCGGCGGGGTTGGACGGCGTGTTCCTCGAGAGCAGCGACCATGGGGCCACTTTCACGGGGAGCCAGCGGGAGGACCGCCTCCCCTTCACGGCGATCACCGTGAACAGCGTCGGGAAGCTCGTGAAGTTCTCGAAACAGGGGGTGGTGAAGGATCCGCCGAATGAACCGTCGAAGTGA
- a CDS encoding efflux RND transporter permease subunit: protein MLNRLVVKAEAFFFGHRWQTLGVIGIFTAVMAFFALQLHMSAGFEKQMPIGHEYIQTFQKYRDDLFGANRLNFVVKARKGTIWNQEALTRLYDVTQAVMYLPSVDRIGVQSLWTPNAYVNEITEEGFRADQIIESTITPEALTPEIISRIQKLASQGGFVGTLVSHDQTSAMITAEINEIDREGKKLDYVAYNRGLEELRKKFEDGKFEIQIIGFAKQIGDIADGATGVLEFCGIALVLTALSVYWYCRSVRFTILPIVCSLTSLVWQFGTLRLLGYGLDPLAVLVPFLVFAIGVSHGVQQINFIVRGLAHGKSTEEAARESFAGLLIPGTLALITAIVSFVTLVMIPIPMVRELAITASIGVTYKIFTNLLMLPVAASLFTFTKEYADGAMLKREERSRWLHVIALVAKPRNAVITVMITAAVFGVSVWKSQGRVIGTLLPGAPELRPDARFNRDAVAISDGYDMGLDWLTVVFEAPPDSDRNAAIGAFVDEFTWKMSTVPGVMSVDSYSNQLSLYNEGYNEGNPKMAVVPVDPGNTAGLNAEIARLRGYMSKDASMTAAHMYLTDHKAVTINRVIQAVKEYRGTHHLENVKIRLAAGNAGVQAAINDEVEKSEVPMMLYVYAAILILVFLAYRDVRAMLACCMPLAVGTFIGYWFMKELNIGLTVATLPVMVLAVGIGVDYAFYIYNRLMLHLGQGFTIFAAMEKALAFEAMATIFTAITLAAGVVTWSFSPLKFQADMGKLLAFMFLVNMIMAMTALPALAVVLERIILRKSPVRVSEILSHPTVE, encoded by the coding sequence CTGTTGAACAGGCTCGTTGTGAAGGCGGAGGCGTTCTTCTTCGGCCACCGCTGGCAAACGTTGGGGGTCATCGGGATCTTCACCGCCGTCATGGCGTTCTTTGCCCTCCAGCTTCATATGTCCGCCGGCTTCGAGAAGCAGATGCCGATCGGGCACGAGTACATCCAGACGTTCCAGAAGTACCGCGACGACCTGTTCGGGGCCAACCGCCTGAACTTCGTCGTGAAGGCGAGAAAGGGGACGATCTGGAACCAGGAGGCGCTCACCCGCCTCTACGACGTCACGCAGGCAGTCATGTACCTGCCCAGCGTGGACCGGATCGGCGTCCAGTCGCTGTGGACCCCCAACGCGTACGTCAACGAGATCACGGAGGAGGGGTTCCGCGCCGACCAGATCATCGAATCGACGATCACCCCGGAGGCGCTGACGCCGGAGATCATCTCCCGGATCCAGAAGCTTGCGAGCCAGGGAGGGTTTGTGGGGACGCTGGTGTCGCACGACCAGACCAGCGCCATGATCACGGCTGAGATCAACGAGATCGACCGCGAGGGGAAGAAGCTCGATTACGTCGCCTACAACCGGGGCCTGGAGGAGCTCCGGAAGAAGTTTGAGGACGGCAAGTTCGAGATCCAGATCATCGGGTTCGCCAAGCAGATCGGGGACATCGCGGACGGCGCCACGGGGGTTCTCGAGTTCTGCGGGATCGCTCTTGTGCTGACCGCGCTTTCCGTGTACTGGTACTGCCGTTCGGTCCGGTTCACGATCCTGCCGATCGTCTGCTCCCTCACCTCCCTGGTTTGGCAGTTCGGCACCTTGCGGCTGCTCGGGTACGGCCTGGACCCGCTGGCGGTCCTGGTCCCGTTCCTTGTTTTCGCCATCGGCGTCTCGCATGGGGTCCAGCAGATCAACTTCATCGTCCGTGGACTCGCCCACGGGAAGAGCACCGAGGAGGCGGCGCGGGAGAGCTTCGCGGGGCTGTTGATCCCCGGAACGCTGGCGCTGATCACGGCGATCGTATCGTTCGTCACCCTGGTGATGATCCCCATCCCGATGGTTCGCGAGCTGGCGATCACCGCCTCGATCGGGGTGACGTACAAGATCTTCACCAACCTGCTGATGCTCCCGGTGGCGGCGTCGCTGTTCACGTTCACGAAGGAGTACGCCGACGGGGCGATGCTCAAGCGGGAGGAGCGTTCCCGCTGGCTGCACGTGATCGCCCTGGTCGCCAAGCCGAGGAACGCGGTCATCACCGTGATGATCACGGCGGCGGTCTTCGGGGTATCGGTGTGGAAGAGCCAGGGAAGGGTGATCGGGACGCTTCTCCCGGGAGCGCCGGAGCTTCGTCCCGACGCCCGGTTCAACCGGGATGCGGTGGCCATCTCGGATGGGTACGACATGGGGCTCGACTGGCTGACGGTGGTCTTCGAGGCTCCCCCCGATTCGGACCGCAACGCGGCGATCGGTGCGTTCGTGGACGAGTTCACCTGGAAGATGTCGACCGTGCCGGGCGTGATGTCGGTCGACTCGTACTCGAACCAGCTCAGCCTCTACAACGAGGGGTATAACGAGGGGAACCCGAAGATGGCGGTCGTGCCGGTCGACCCCGGGAACACCGCGGGGCTGAATGCCGAGATCGCGCGGCTTCGGGGGTACATGAGCAAGGACGCCAGCATGACGGCGGCGCACATGTACCTGACCGACCACAAAGCGGTGACGATCAACCGCGTTATCCAGGCCGTCAAGGAGTATCGCGGCACCCACCACCTCGAGAACGTGAAAATACGACTTGCGGCGGGGAACGCGGGGGTGCAGGCGGCAATCAACGACGAGGTCGAGAAGAGTGAGGTCCCGATGATGCTGTACGTGTACGCCGCGATCCTCATCCTGGTCTTCCTCGCCTACCGGGACGTGAGGGCGATGTTGGCATGCTGCATGCCGCTGGCCGTGGGGACGTTCATCGGGTACTGGTTCATGAAGGAGCTGAACATTGGGCTCACGGTGGCCACCCTCCCGGTAATGGTTCTCGCGGTGGGGATCGGGGTGGACTACGCCTTCTACATCTACAACCGGCTGATGCTTCACCTGGGCCAGGGGTTCACCATCTTCGCCGCGATGGAGAAGGCGCTCGCCTTCGAGGCGATGGCGACCATCTTCACCGCGATCACACTGGCGGCCGGCGTGGTCACCTGGTCGTTTTCGCCGCTCAAGTTCCAGGCGGACATGGGGAAGCTCCTCGCGTTCATGTTCCTGGTGAACATGATCATGGCGATGACCGCCCTTCCGGCGTTGGCCGTGGTCCTGGAGCGGATCATCCTGCGGAAGAGCCCCGTGCGGGTGTCCGAGATCCTGAGCCACCCGACCGTGGAATGA